The following coding sequences are from one Primulina eburnea isolate SZY01 chromosome 15, ASM2296580v1, whole genome shotgun sequence window:
- the LOC140814392 gene encoding probable membrane-associated kinase regulator 2, whose protein sequence is MEAFSLLAKHLSGAATTTFTEGGDTANTIIAAAVSPCSSDGEDGPYFDLEFALPEDDIDEEEPTEKDQEDDNKSRKPENGGHGSSYGEDSDHEKEAKLNSTVTSDGCTEENVSTSDELLFNGELVPVESSSVLLHDSDQNCKFPVSVLKAAAKFGVVLLKLKKSKPEQTENMSKTEGNHGEMGRKFFAFKFKVEEVKLPFSSLFSKENDSKVKKQGEESKQNGENLESNGVQVDRKSKKHYFKMVKPLYVRISKGYVGKLKFYGQLDIPGTETCSGILPQVIAAEKAKDGNVKVVEAAASGHAKTNPKQWMQMGLLAGKSRPASADVAAVPAAKMACNRRDDSLLQVQDGIQGAILHCKRSFNDT, encoded by the coding sequence ATGGAAGCTTTCAGTTTACTGGCGAAACACCTGAGTGGCGCAGCCACTACTACATTCACGGAAGGCGGCGACACCGCAAATACCATCATCGCCGCCGCCGTGAGTCCATGCTCCTCCGATGGAGAAGACGGGCCGTATTTTGATCTGGAATTCGCCCTCCCTGAAGATGATATTGACGAAGAAGAACCAACAGAGAAAGACCAAGAAGATGACAACAAATCTCGAAAACCAGAAAATGGAGGCCATGGATCGTCTTATGGAGAAGACTCGGATCATGAAAAGGAAGCGAAGCTAAACTCCACAGTCACCAGCGACGGATGTACTGAAGAAAATGTGAGCACTTCAGACGAGCTCTTGTTTAATGGAGAATTAGTTCCCGTCGAGTCTTCAAGTGTTTTACTGCATGATTCTGATCAAAACTGTAAATTCCCAGTTTCTGTGCTGAAAGCAGCGGCAAAATTTGGTGTCGTCCTGCTGAAGCTGAAGAAATCTAAGCCTGAACAAACAGAGAACATGTCAAAAACGGAAGGAAACCATGGTGAAATGGGTCGCAAGTTTTTTGCTTTTAAATTTAAGGTTGAGGAAGTAAAATTGCCCTTCTCATCTCTGTTTAGTAAAGAAAATGATTCTAAAGTAAAAAAACAAGGAGAAGAGTCGAAACAAAATGGGGAGAATTTAGAGTCAAATGGAGTTCAAGTGGACAGAAAATCAAAGAAACATTACTTTAAAATGGTGAAGCCTTTGTATGTACGTATTTCAAAGGGTTACGTAGGAAAACTGAAGTTTTATGGGCAGCTAGACATACCAGGTACAGAGACCTGCAGCGGGATTCTGCCTCAAGTTATCGCGGCGGAGAAAGCGAAGGATGGAAATGTGAAGGTTGTGGAAGCGGCGGCGTCCGGCCATGCGAAGACCAATCCAAAGCAGTGGATGCAAATGGGGCTTCTGGCCGGCAAGAGCCGGCCGGCGTCGGCAGACGTGGCGGCAGTTCCAGCGGCTAAGATGGCTTGCAACCGCCGCGATGACTCGCTGTTGCAGGTGCAGGATGGGATTCAAGGAGCCATTCTTCATTGCAAAAGATCGTTCAATGATACGTAA